A single region of the Vicia villosa cultivar HV-30 ecotype Madison, WI linkage group LG4, Vvil1.0, whole genome shotgun sequence genome encodes:
- the LOC131598179 gene encoding uncharacterized protein LOC131598179, with protein sequence MGGWVNGVWQWGDFGISGSIEGNNGFDTNILSLRGCLAEFDGWKEGKDEVVWRGNPEKVFSVASFYAFYENLRIPFGPSNRHEEAFGILWKMEVPFKIKAFGWRLLHNRLPMKDLLERRGMSFPLNELKCTFCEYGVESRNHYFFDCWVVKYIWREIASWVGKEDNVEEECLSSFMEWHSYFYRKKAHGRKLNVVWMAITWILWSVRNGWCFRKEPWNVNNIVWNIKILVWKWSFCGKITYPNYSFYEFCMDPIYFLS encoded by the coding sequence ATGGGAGGATGGGTTAATGGAGTGTGGCAATGGGGAGATTTTGGAATCTCCGGTTCCATTGAGGGGAATAACGGTTTTGATACGAATATCTTGTCTTTGAGGGGGTGTTTGGCGGAGTTTGATGGTTGGAAGGAAGGAAAAGATGAAGTTGTGTGGAGGGGAAATCCGGAAAAGGTTTTTTCGGTAGCttctttttatgctttttatgaGAATTTACGCATTCCGTTTGGTCCTTCAAATAGACATGAGGAAGCTTTTGGTATTTTGTGGAAGATGGAAGTTCCGTTTAAGATAAAGGCTTTTGGGTGGAGATTACTTCATAATAGGCTACCTATGAAAGATCTTTTGGAGAGGAGAGGTATGTCTTTTCCTTTGAATGAATTAAAATGTACATTTTGTGAGTATGGTGTGGAAAGTAGAAATCACTATTTTTTTGATTGTTGGGTGGTAAAGTATATTTGGAGAGAGATAGCTTCTTGGGTGGGTAAAGAAGATAATGTAGAGGAGGAGTGTTTGTCGTCTTTTATGGAATGGCACTCTTATTTTTATAGGAAGAAAGCGCATGGTAGGAAATTGAATGTGGTTTGGATGGCTATAACTTGGATTTTGTGGTCGGTTAGGAACGGTTGGTGCTTTCGTAAGGAGCCTTGGAATGTGAATAATATTGTTTGGAACATTAAGATATTGGTTTGGAAGTGGTCGTTTTGTGGGAAAATTACTTATCCCAATTACTCTTTTTACGAGTTTTGTATGGATCCTATATACTTCCTctcgtaa